A genome region from Aliivibrio salmonicida LFI1238 includes the following:
- a CDS encoding sigma-54-dependent transcriptional regulator, giving the protein MGTQFRMDSVPGSLVVVGGSYEPWLAVLEQVGWRCHRCYDLRAAQTLFDEIGPCIGIVDLSQDDFSLNGIATLVNNNKQVRWIAFIRESQLGSDTICQFIVNFCIDFFTAPIPDAQLLSTIGHQLGMLKLERKVWPNLGNKSDLGILGEAPAVKRLRDQIRRVAPTDVSILISGESGVGKDVVAKAVHDSSGRNKGPFVSLNCGSLSEVKIEQELFGLNSEFPETSKLLQANGGTLFLNDINDLPVSQQQLLLRFLQESNMETPQGLVDLDVRVIVASHIDLEKAIEEGDFKEELYYRLNVLRIHVPALKERSSDISILAEHFLQRYAKEYNTQARTFSEEALQTMIHYPWPGNVRELVNQVKRAVLLADSMTIDLEHLDLPQRNDTKRSLRTIRENSERDALLLVLESHDGQVSSAAKELGVSRATMYRLLNKHNLISEPRTYS; this is encoded by the coding sequence ATGGGTACTCAGTTTCGTATGGATTCGGTTCCTGGTTCATTAGTTGTCGTTGGTGGTAGCTACGAACCTTGGTTAGCGGTCTTAGAACAAGTAGGTTGGCGTTGTCACCGTTGTTACGACTTACGTGCAGCACAAACATTATTTGACGAAATTGGACCATGTATTGGGATTGTTGATTTAAGCCAAGATGATTTCAGTTTAAATGGAATTGCCACGCTAGTTAATAATAATAAACAAGTGCGTTGGATCGCGTTTATTCGTGAATCTCAACTGGGTTCTGATACGATTTGCCAATTTATTGTGAATTTTTGTATCGACTTTTTTACCGCTCCAATTCCTGATGCGCAGCTATTGAGTACTATCGGCCATCAACTGGGAATGCTAAAGCTTGAGCGTAAAGTATGGCCAAATTTGGGAAATAAATCAGATTTAGGTATTTTAGGTGAGGCGCCAGCAGTGAAACGCCTAAGAGATCAGATCCGAAGAGTTGCCCCTACCGATGTCTCTATTTTAATTTCGGGTGAGAGTGGTGTAGGTAAAGATGTCGTTGCTAAAGCGGTGCATGATTCTTCAGGTCGTAATAAAGGTCCCTTTGTATCGCTGAACTGTGGTTCATTGTCTGAAGTGAAAATTGAACAAGAATTATTTGGTTTGAATTCTGAATTCCCAGAAACATCAAAATTATTACAAGCCAATGGTGGTACATTATTTTTAAATGACATTAATGATTTACCAGTCAGCCAACAACAACTTTTATTACGTTTTCTACAAGAAAGCAATATGGAAACGCCTCAAGGACTTGTTGATCTTGATGTTCGAGTTATTGTTGCAAGTCATATTGATCTTGAAAAAGCGATCGAAGAAGGGGACTTCAAGGAAGAGCTTTATTATCGCTTAAATGTATTGCGTATTCATGTACCTGCATTAAAAGAACGCAGTTCAGACATTTCGATTCTAGCAGAGCATTTTTTACAGCGATATGCGAAAGAATATAATACTCAGGCACGTACTTTCTCAGAAGAAGCACTACAAACGATGATTCATTACCCATGGCCTGGTAATGTGAGAGAGCTGGTTAATCAAGTGAAACGAGCGGTATTACTTGCTGATAGTATGACGATTGATCTTGAGCATTTGGATCTTCCTCAGCGTAATGATACAAAACGCAGTTTACGCACAATCCGTGAAAATTCAGAACGTGATGCTTTACTATTGGTTCTGGAATCACATGATGGTCAAGTATCATCAGCAGCGAAAGAGTTAGGGGTATCCCGTGCTACGATGTACCGTTTATTGAATAAACATAACCTTATTTCTGAGCCAAGAACATACAGTTAA